One Cupriavidus taiwanensis LMG 19424 DNA segment encodes these proteins:
- a CDS encoding LutC/YkgG family protein codes for MSTPGARERMLGRLRAAAPVPSPQTTDLDRRIDSHFEARRHGMPSTAARVAAMQAALQGLHAEVWCAHASAWPALLASELARAGVRRLLLDPATVAGAALAAALPAGIDAIGYDRPIEAWKAELFDTVDAGFTVARSGIAATGTLVLAPDAGSPRTVSLVPPLHVALVRASTLHDDLHMAARVERWADGMPTNLVLVSGPSKTSDIQQTLAYGAHGPRRLWVVIETDTAETTR; via the coding sequence ATGAGTACGCCCGGCGCCCGTGAACGCATGCTGGGCCGGCTGCGCGCCGCCGCGCCCGTGCCGTCGCCGCAGACGACGGATCTGGACCGCCGCATCGACAGCCATTTCGAAGCACGCCGCCACGGCATGCCATCGACGGCCGCACGCGTCGCCGCGATGCAGGCCGCGCTGCAGGGCCTGCATGCCGAAGTGTGGTGCGCGCACGCCAGCGCCTGGCCGGCATTGCTGGCTTCCGAACTGGCCAGGGCGGGCGTGAGGCGCCTGCTGCTCGACCCGGCCACCGTGGCCGGCGCGGCGCTGGCAGCCGCGTTGCCGGCCGGTATCGATGCCATCGGCTATGACCGCCCGATCGAGGCGTGGAAAGCCGAACTGTTCGACACCGTCGATGCCGGCTTTACCGTGGCGCGCTCCGGCATCGCCGCCACCGGCACGCTGGTGCTGGCGCCTGACGCGGGCTCGCCGCGCACGGTGTCGCTGGTGCCGCCGTTGCATGTCGCGCTGGTGCGCGCCTCGACCCTGCATGACGACCTGCATATGGCCGCGCGCGTCGAGCGCTGGGCCGACGGCATGCCGACCAACCTGGTACTGGTGTCCGGCCCGTCCAAGACCTCGGACATCCAGCAGACCCTGGCCTACGGAGCGCATGGTCCGCGCCGGCTGTGGGTGGTGATCGAGACCGATACTGCGGAGACCACCCGATGA
- a CDS encoding (Fe-S)-binding protein yields MKDRQYPSGPAPTQAYLFATCLVDMFVPQAGLDAVRLLEREGLTVHFPRGQSCCGQPAYSSGNPDAARAVARAQLDLFGQPWPVIVPSGSCAGMMRHHWPQLFADDPVAGPKARELAGRVYELGEFLLHVLKVDFGAAAPGAQPQERIVLHTSCGARREMGTRQHGVALVDALPGVTRVEHARESECCGFGGTFSLKHPDISGAMVRDKVAAACATGCDRLVSADCGCLLNIGHTAAHDRAPLQVEHLASFLWRRTGGAA; encoded by the coding sequence ATGAAGGATCGTCAGTACCCCAGCGGCCCTGCCCCCACGCAGGCCTACCTGTTTGCCACCTGCCTGGTCGACATGTTCGTGCCGCAGGCCGGCCTCGATGCCGTGCGGCTGCTCGAGCGCGAAGGCCTGACCGTGCATTTCCCGCGCGGCCAGAGCTGCTGCGGCCAGCCCGCCTACAGCAGCGGCAATCCCGACGCGGCCCGTGCGGTGGCGCGCGCCCAGCTCGACCTGTTCGGCCAGCCGTGGCCGGTGATCGTGCCGTCCGGCTCGTGCGCCGGCATGATGCGCCACCACTGGCCGCAGCTCTTTGCCGACGATCCCGTGGCCGGCCCGAAGGCGCGCGAACTGGCCGGGCGTGTGTATGAGCTGGGCGAGTTCCTGCTGCACGTGCTGAAGGTGGACTTCGGCGCTGCCGCACCGGGAGCCCAGCCGCAGGAGCGCATCGTGCTGCATACCTCATGCGGCGCCCGTCGAGAAATGGGTACGCGCCAGCACGGCGTGGCCCTGGTCGACGCCTTGCCGGGGGTGACCCGCGTGGAGCATGCGCGCGAGTCCGAATGCTGCGGTTTCGGCGGCACCTTCTCGCTCAAGCATCCCGATATCTCCGGTGCCATGGTGCGCGACAAGGTGGCCGCGGCCTGCGCCACCGGCTGCGACCGCCTGGTCTCGGCCGACTGCGGCTGCCTGCTCAATATCGGCCATACCGCCGCGCACGACCGCGCGCCGCTGCAGGTCGAACACCTCGCCAGCTTCCTGTGGCGACGTACCGGAGGTGCCGCATGA
- a CDS encoding FadR/GntR family transcriptional regulator → MTAARHGHARGRVESVMRRMETALLDGTWPPGTRLPAERTLAEQYAVARNTVREAIQRLAARGLLQSRRGAGVYATDQLRAGIASPWGQLVADHPALREDILEFRRVLEGATAYFAALRADAADVKRIRALMAELERARTADDKQAEADADAQLHDAIAQASHNTMFLHLHTSVIGMLREHITINGTGLREQDDGASDLLLLQHRTLCDAICARRPEEARTAMQTHIDFVRSRVEQDGA, encoded by the coding sequence ATGACGGCAGCCAGGCACGGGCACGCCCGCGGACGCGTGGAGTCGGTGATGCGGCGCATGGAAACCGCGCTGCTCGACGGCACCTGGCCGCCCGGCACCCGTCTGCCGGCCGAGCGCACGCTGGCCGAGCAGTACGCGGTGGCCCGCAACACCGTGCGCGAGGCCATCCAGCGGCTGGCCGCGCGCGGCCTGCTGCAGAGCCGGCGCGGCGCGGGCGTCTATGCCACCGACCAGCTGCGCGCCGGCATTGCTTCGCCGTGGGGCCAGCTGGTGGCCGACCATCCCGCGCTGCGCGAAGACATCCTGGAGTTCCGCCGTGTGCTCGAGGGCGCGACTGCCTATTTCGCGGCGTTGCGCGCGGATGCCGCCGACGTGAAGCGCATCCGCGCGCTGATGGCCGAGCTGGAACGCGCGCGCACCGCCGACGACAAGCAGGCCGAGGCCGATGCCGATGCACAGCTGCATGACGCCATCGCGCAGGCCTCGCACAACACCATGTTCCTGCACCTGCATACCAGCGTGATCGGCATGCTGCGCGAGCACATCACCATCAACGGCACCGGCCTGCGCGAACAGGACGACGGCGCCTCGGACCTGCTGTTGCTGCAGCACCGCACGCTGTGCGACGCCATCTGCGCGCGCCGTCCCGAAGAGGCGCGCACGGCGATGCAGACGCATATCGACTTCGTGCGCAGCCGGGTGGAGCAGGACGGGGCCTGA
- a CDS encoding AI-2E family transporter: protein MKDPEPTATPRLPPAAWYSVGTVAYLLTALALWTVLHANLVAALLSGLLLYSLVDVLAPRLKRLHQRHDALAVAILSALILLGLTLAGWLLVRFVSGEGNTLDGLLNHVADIIDRSRGQLPPWLSDALPNGVDELANTLIDTLREHAAMAQKLGAEVLRTLVHILIGLVIGAMVALYRAVARPNRRPLAAALVARARTLQQAFSQFIFAQIQISTINTVLTAVYLLLVLPLFGVHLPLTKTLVVITFVAGLLPVLGNLISNTAIVVASLSVSLPIAVASLVFLVVIHKLEYFLNARIIGARIQAAAWELLMVMLLMETLYGIPGVIAGPIFYAYLKRELAGAGLV, encoded by the coding sequence ATGAAAGACCCCGAACCGACCGCCACGCCGCGCCTGCCGCCGGCCGCGTGGTACAGCGTCGGCACCGTCGCCTACCTGCTGACCGCGCTGGCGCTCTGGACCGTGCTGCATGCCAACCTGGTCGCGGCGCTGCTGTCCGGGCTGCTGCTGTATTCGCTGGTGGACGTGCTGGCCCCGCGCCTGAAGCGGCTGCACCAGCGCCACGACGCGCTCGCCGTGGCGATCCTGTCGGCGCTGATCCTGCTGGGGCTGACGCTGGCGGGCTGGCTGCTGGTGCGCTTTGTCAGCGGCGAGGGCAATACCCTGGACGGCCTGCTCAACCACGTCGCCGACATCATCGACCGCTCGCGCGGGCAGCTGCCGCCGTGGCTCAGCGACGCGCTGCCCAACGGCGTCGACGAACTGGCCAACACGCTGATCGACACGCTGCGCGAGCACGCCGCGATGGCGCAGAAGCTGGGCGCCGAAGTGCTGCGCACGCTGGTGCATATCCTGATCGGGCTGGTGATCGGCGCGATGGTCGCGCTGTACCGCGCGGTGGCGCGCCCCAACCGGCGCCCGCTGGCCGCCGCGCTGGTGGCGCGGGCGCGCACGCTGCAGCAGGCGTTCTCGCAGTTCATCTTCGCGCAGATCCAGATCTCCACCATCAACACCGTGCTGACCGCGGTCTACCTGCTGCTGGTGCTGCCGCTGTTCGGCGTGCACCTGCCGCTGACCAAGACCCTGGTGGTGATCACCTTCGTGGCGGGGCTGCTGCCGGTGCTGGGCAACCTGATCTCGAACACGGCGATCGTGGTGGCCTCGCTGTCAGTGTCGCTGCCGATCGCGGTGGCATCGCTGGTGTTCCTGGTGGTGATCCACAAGCTCGAGTACTTCCTGAATGCGCGCATCATCGGCGCGCGCATCCAGGCCGCGGCGTGGGAACTGCTGATGGTGATGCTGCTGATGGAAACGCTGTACGGCATCCCGGGCGTGATCGCCGGGCCGATCTTCTATGCGTACCTGAAGCGCGAGCTCGCGGGCGCCGGGCTGGTCTGA
- a CDS encoding ethanolamine ammonia-lyase subunit EutB — protein sequence MAYTHTIGNHRHVFADLRTLLARASPARSGDALAGLAAQSEQERMAARLALADVPLTRFLNEALVPYEEDEVTRLIHDRHDAAAFAAIDATTVGDLRNWLLRQETDSAMLARVAPGITPEMAAAVSKLMRNQDLVAVARKCQVVTRFRSTVGLPGRLAVRLQPNHPTDDPKGIAASIIDGLLYGCGDATIGVNPASDNLGAIVSLLRMIDELRSRFDIPTQSCVLTHVTNTLRAIGQGAPVDLVFQSVAGSERANAAFGISLSLLAEAHDAAQALARGTVGDNLMYFETGQGSALSADAHHGVDQQTMEARAYAVARAFSPLLVNTVVGFIGPEYLYDGKQIIRAGLEDHFCGKLMGVPMGCDVCYTNHAEADQDDMDTLLTLFGVAGINFIMGVPGADDIMLNYQSTSFHDALYLREVLGLRPAPEFEAWLQRIGIADGAGRLLEPAARQPLLQMAHTL from the coding sequence ATGGCCTACACCCATACCATCGGCAACCACCGCCACGTCTTTGCCGACCTGCGCACGCTGCTGGCCAGGGCCAGCCCGGCGCGCTCCGGTGATGCGCTCGCGGGCCTCGCCGCGCAAAGCGAACAGGAGCGGATGGCGGCCAGGCTGGCGCTGGCCGACGTGCCTCTGACGCGCTTCCTCAACGAGGCGCTGGTGCCCTATGAAGAAGACGAGGTCACGCGCCTGATCCACGACCGCCACGACGCCGCCGCCTTTGCCGCGATCGATGCCACCACCGTGGGCGACCTGCGCAACTGGCTGCTGCGGCAGGAGACCGACAGCGCCATGCTGGCGCGTGTCGCCCCGGGCATCACGCCGGAGATGGCGGCGGCGGTCAGCAAGCTGATGCGCAACCAGGATCTGGTCGCGGTGGCGCGCAAGTGCCAGGTGGTCACGCGCTTTCGCAGCACCGTCGGGCTGCCGGGCCGGCTGGCGGTGCGGCTGCAGCCCAACCATCCGACCGACGACCCCAAGGGCATCGCCGCGTCGATCATCGACGGGCTGCTCTATGGCTGCGGCGATGCCACCATCGGCGTCAATCCGGCCTCGGACAACCTGGGCGCGATCGTCTCGCTGCTGCGCATGATCGATGAGCTGCGCAGCCGCTTCGACATCCCCACGCAGTCGTGCGTGCTGACCCATGTCACCAACACGCTGCGCGCGATCGGCCAGGGCGCGCCGGTGGACCTGGTGTTCCAGTCCGTGGCCGGCAGCGAGCGCGCCAACGCGGCCTTCGGCATCAGCCTGTCGCTGCTGGCCGAGGCGCACGACGCCGCGCAGGCGCTGGCGCGCGGCACCGTGGGCGACAACCTGATGTACTTCGAGACCGGCCAGGGCAGCGCGCTGTCGGCCGACGCGCACCACGGCGTCGACCAGCAGACCATGGAGGCGCGCGCCTATGCGGTGGCGCGCGCGTTCTCGCCGCTGCTGGTCAATACCGTGGTGGGCTTTATCGGGCCGGAGTACCTGTACGACGGCAAGCAGATTATCCGCGCCGGTCTGGAAGACCACTTCTGCGGCAAGCTGATGGGCGTGCCGATGGGCTGCGACGTCTGCTACACCAACCATGCCGAGGCCGACCAGGACGACATGGATACGCTGCTGACGCTGTTCGGCGTGGCCGGCATCAACTTCATCATGGGCGTCCCCGGCGCCGACGACATCATGCTGAACTACCAGAGCACCTCGTTCCACGATGCGCTGTACCTGCGCGAAGTGCTGGGGCTGCGTCCGGCGCCGGAGTTCGAGGCCTGGCTGCAGCGCATTGGCATTGCCGATGGCGCGGGCCGGCTGCTGGAGCCCGCGGCGCGCCAGCCGCTGCTGCAGATGGCCCACACCTTGTAA
- the eutC gene encoding ethanolamine ammonia-lyase subunit EutC — MTAKRQAPVRPDPAAEADPWQRLRRFTRARIALGRTGHSQPTDAVLAFGLAHAQARDAVHLALDVDAVATALDAAGLPHVAVHSAAPDREHYLRRPDLGRRLDQASRARLDATRPQQAPDVVFVIADGLSALATQCHALPLLQAARQRLPQDWQLGPVVVAEQSRVALGDEIGERLGARQVVMLIGERPGLSSPDSLGIYLTHAPRVGRTDAERNCISNVRPEGLSYAQAADRLVFLLRGAAALGRSGVDLKDDSAPALPTGSAGPRPELR; from the coding sequence ATGACAGCCAAACGCCAGGCTCCCGTCCGTCCCGACCCCGCGGCCGAAGCCGACCCGTGGCAACGGCTGCGCCGCTTCACGCGCGCGCGCATCGCGCTGGGCCGCACCGGCCACAGCCAGCCCACCGACGCCGTGCTGGCTTTCGGCCTGGCCCATGCGCAGGCGCGCGATGCGGTGCACCTGGCGCTGGACGTGGATGCCGTCGCCACGGCGCTGGATGCGGCAGGGCTGCCGCACGTGGCCGTGCACAGCGCCGCGCCCGACCGCGAGCACTACCTGCGCCGCCCCGACCTGGGCCGTCGCCTGGACCAAGCCAGCCGCGCGCGGCTGGATGCAACACGGCCGCAGCAGGCGCCGGACGTGGTGTTCGTGATTGCCGATGGCCTGTCCGCGCTGGCCACGCAGTGCCATGCGCTGCCGCTGCTACAGGCGGCGCGCCAGCGCCTGCCGCAGGACTGGCAGCTCGGTCCCGTGGTGGTGGCCGAGCAGTCGCGCGTGGCGCTGGGCGACGAGATCGGCGAGCGCCTCGGCGCGCGCCAGGTGGTGATGCTGATCGGCGAGCGGCCCGGGCTGAGTTCGCCCGACAGCCTGGGCATCTACCTGACCCATGCGCCGCGCGTCGGCCGCACCGATGCCGAGCGCAACTGCATCTCCAACGTGCGCCCGGAAGGGCTGTCCTACGCGCAGGCCGCCGACCGGCTGGTGTTCCTGCTGCGCGGTGCCGCGGCGCTCGGGCGCTCGGGCGTGGACCTGAAGGACGACAGCGCGCCGGCATTGCCGACCGGCAGCGCCGGGCCAAGGCCAGAGCTCCGCTGA
- a CDS encoding aminoacyl-tRNA deacylase, with the protein MALASTLANCLSSKNTRYDIIRHPYTLSSMATAEAAHVPGDRLAKTLLLEDERGYVAAVIPSSHHLQMAAICEQTGRNLVLAHEDEIREIFKDCDLGAIPPVAMAYGMQTYVDDSLMQQPEVYFEGGDHQDLVHMSGDQFKQLMSDAGHGQFSRRMM; encoded by the coding sequence ATGGCCCTGGCTAGCACGCTCGCAAACTGCCTGAGCAGCAAGAACACCCGCTACGACATCATCCGCCACCCCTACACCCTGAGCAGCATGGCCACGGCAGAGGCCGCGCACGTGCCCGGGGACCGGCTGGCCAAGACGCTGTTGCTGGAGGATGAACGCGGCTACGTCGCCGCTGTGATCCCTTCGAGCCATCACCTGCAGATGGCCGCCATCTGCGAACAGACCGGGCGCAACCTGGTGCTGGCGCACGAGGACGAGATCCGCGAGATATTCAAGGATTGCGACCTCGGCGCGATTCCGCCGGTGGCGATGGCATACGGCATGCAGACTTATGTGGACGACAGCCTGATGCAGCAGCCCGAAGTGTATTTCGAGGGCGGCGACCACCAGGACCTGGTGCACATGAGCGGCGACCAGTTCAAGCAGCTGATGTCGGATGCGGGGCATGGGCAGTTCTCGCGCCGCATGATGTAG
- a CDS encoding LysR family transcriptional regulator — protein MDLNALRLFVDIVDAGNLSAAARKLKMTRANVSYRLKALEEELGVQLLRRTTRHVEPTPVGAGLYEHGRNILGEVAAANALISNMGKSLQGHVRLSVPTGLGHSLLSPLLVRFKQRYPDITLDVVFDNRVHNLVSEDVEVALRIISTPPDSVVATEIGVVDWIVCASPAYLAGHPAPHALAGLRSHAIVCASPVGQKLKASGSREGSDDVREQVVLEPTLSSENFAFLKEAVLAGLGVGIFPLYAIGAELDHGALVPLLSDYRISVFGSKLYMLTLPNRYQTLATRYLLNFLKTELQAVWPRLHR, from the coding sequence ATGGACCTGAACGCCCTGCGCCTGTTCGTCGACATCGTCGACGCCGGCAACCTGAGCGCGGCCGCGCGCAAGCTCAAGATGACGCGCGCCAATGTCAGCTACCGGCTCAAGGCGCTGGAGGAAGAGCTGGGCGTGCAGCTGCTGCGCCGGACCACGCGCCATGTCGAACCGACGCCGGTGGGCGCCGGGCTGTACGAGCACGGCCGCAATATCCTGGGCGAGGTCGCGGCGGCCAATGCGCTGATCAGCAATATGGGCAAGAGCCTGCAAGGCCATGTGCGGCTGTCGGTGCCCACCGGGCTGGGCCATTCGCTGCTGTCGCCGCTGCTGGTGCGGTTCAAGCAGCGCTACCCGGACATCACGCTCGACGTGGTGTTCGACAACCGCGTGCACAACCTGGTGTCCGAAGACGTGGAGGTGGCGCTGCGCATCATCTCGACACCGCCGGATTCGGTCGTGGCCACCGAGATCGGCGTAGTCGACTGGATCGTCTGCGCCTCGCCCGCGTATCTAGCGGGGCACCCGGCGCCGCATGCACTGGCGGGACTGCGGTCGCATGCGATCGTGTGCGCGTCACCGGTAGGGCAGAAGCTCAAGGCGTCAGGTTCGCGCGAGGGCAGCGACGACGTGCGCGAACAGGTGGTGCTCGAGCCCACGCTGAGCTCGGAGAATTTTGCCTTCCTGAAAGAGGCGGTGCTGGCCGGCCTGGGCGTCGGCATCTTTCCGCTCTATGCGATCGGCGCGGAACTGGACCACGGCGCGCTGGTGCCATTGCTGTCCGACTACCGCATCAGCGTGTTCGGCAGCAAGCTCTACATGCTGACCCTGCCCAACCGCTACCAGACCCTGGCCACGCGCTACCTGCTCAACTTCCTGAAGACCGAACTGCAGGCAGTGTGGCCGCGGCTGCACCGCTAG
- a CDS encoding MFS family transporter has translation MTDLTATSAQTASPDREDVRKRVYAIVAASSGNLVEWFDFYVYAFCAIYFAPSFFPKSDPTAQLLNTAGVFAAGFLMRPIGGWLFGTIADRHGRKNSMLISVVMMCAGSLLIACLPTHASIGNWAPALLLLARLIQGLSVGGEYGTTATYMSEVALRGRRGFFSSFQYVTLIGGQLLAVLVVVILQQLLDEAQLKAWGWRIPFVVGAVTAVVALFLRRTLHETSSAASRGSKEAGSVAGLFRHHKAAFFTVLGYTAGGSLIFYTFTTYMQKYLVNTAGMSIKTASYVMTGCLFLYMCMQPLFGALSDRIGRRRNMLLFGALGTLCTVPILSALRTVTSPGLAFVLIAAALAIVSFYTSISGIVKAEMFPPEVRALGVGLAYAIANAIFGGSAEYVALGMKTLGHETAFYWYVSAMMAIAFCVSLRLPRQARYLHHEH, from the coding sequence ATGACCGATCTCACCGCTACCTCAGCCCAGACGGCGTCGCCCGACCGTGAAGACGTGCGCAAGCGCGTCTATGCCATCGTCGCCGCCTCGTCGGGCAACCTGGTCGAATGGTTCGACTTCTATGTGTACGCCTTCTGCGCGATCTACTTCGCGCCCTCGTTCTTCCCCAAGTCCGATCCCACCGCGCAGCTGCTCAATACCGCCGGCGTGTTCGCCGCCGGCTTCCTGATGCGGCCCATCGGCGGCTGGCTGTTCGGCACCATTGCCGACCGCCACGGCCGCAAGAACTCGATGCTGATCTCGGTGGTGATGATGTGCGCCGGCTCGCTGCTGATCGCCTGCCTGCCCACCCATGCCAGCATCGGCAACTGGGCCCCGGCGCTGTTGCTGCTGGCGCGGCTGATCCAGGGCCTGTCCGTCGGCGGAGAATACGGCACCACCGCCACCTATATGAGCGAGGTGGCGTTGCGCGGCCGGCGCGGCTTTTTCTCGTCGTTCCAGTACGTGACGCTGATCGGCGGCCAGTTGCTGGCGGTGCTGGTGGTGGTGATCCTGCAGCAGCTGCTGGATGAGGCGCAGCTGAAGGCGTGGGGCTGGCGCATTCCGTTCGTGGTCGGCGCCGTCACCGCGGTGGTGGCCCTGTTCCTGCGCCGCACGCTGCACGAGACCTCGTCCGCCGCCAGCCGCGGCAGCAAGGAAGCCGGCAGCGTGGCCGGGCTGTTCCGGCACCACAAGGCGGCGTTCTTCACCGTGCTGGGCTACACCGCCGGCGGCTCGCTGATTTTCTACACCTTCACCACCTACATGCAGAAGTACCTCGTCAACACGGCCGGCATGTCGATCAAGACCGCCAGCTACGTGATGACCGGCTGCCTGTTCCTGTACATGTGCATGCAGCCGCTGTTCGGCGCCCTGTCGGACCGCATCGGCCGGCGCCGCAACATGCTGCTGTTCGGCGCGCTGGGCACGCTGTGCACGGTACCGATCCTGAGCGCGCTGCGCACGGTCACCAGCCCGGGACTGGCCTTCGTGCTGATCGCCGCGGCGCTGGCCATCGTCAGCTTCTACACCTCGATCAGCGGCATCGTGAAGGCCGAGATGTTCCCGCCCGAGGTGCGCGCGCTGGGGGTCGGCCTGGCCTATGCCATTGCCAACGCGATCTTCGGCGGCTCGGCCGAATATGTCGCGCTCGGCATGAAGACGCTGGGCCACGAAACCGCGTTCTACTGGTACGTGAGTGCGATGATGGCGATTGCCTTCTGCGTCAGCCTGCGCCTGCCGCGCCAGGCCAGGTACCTGCACCACGAGCACTGA
- a CDS encoding ferredoxin--NADP reductase: MSNLNQQSILSVHHWTDTLFSFTCTRDPGFRFENGQFAMVGLEVNGRPLLRAYSIASANYEETLEFFSIKVPDGPLTSRLQHLREGDQIYVGKKPTGTLLVDNLLPGKTLWLLATGTGLAPFLSIIRDPDVYERYDRVVLTHTCRFVEELAYRELIQEHLPQHEHLGEMVREKLVYFPTVTREEFDNRGRITDLIASGELFERLDMAPFSTENDRIMLCGSPDMLKDVRAILEARGFAEGNMSHPGHFVLEKAFVG, translated from the coding sequence ATGAGCAATCTGAACCAGCAATCCATCCTTTCCGTCCACCACTGGACCGACACCCTTTTCAGCTTCACCTGCACGCGCGACCCCGGGTTCCGCTTTGAAAACGGCCAGTTCGCCATGGTCGGCCTGGAGGTGAACGGCCGCCCGCTGCTGCGCGCCTACAGCATTGCCAGCGCCAACTATGAAGAGACGCTGGAATTCTTCAGCATCAAGGTGCCCGACGGCCCGCTGACCTCGCGCCTGCAGCATCTGCGCGAAGGCGACCAGATCTATGTCGGCAAGAAGCCGACCGGCACGCTGCTGGTGGACAACCTGCTGCCCGGCAAGACCCTGTGGCTGCTCGCCACCGGCACCGGCCTGGCGCCGTTCCTGTCGATCATCCGCGACCCCGACGTCTACGAGCGCTACGACCGGGTCGTGCTGACCCACACCTGCCGCTTCGTCGAAGAACTGGCCTACCGCGAACTGATCCAGGAACACCTGCCACAGCACGAGCACCTGGGCGAAATGGTGCGCGAGAAGCTGGTGTACTTCCCGACCGTGACGCGCGAAGAGTTCGACAACCGCGGCCGCATCACCGACCTGATCGCCTCCGGCGAGCTGTTCGAGCGCCTGGACATGGCGCCGTTCTCGACCGAGAACGACCGCATCATGCTGTGCGGCAGCCCCGATATGCTCAAGGACGTGCGCGCCATCCTGGAAGCGCGCGGCTTTGCCGAAGGCAATATGAGCCACCCCGGCCATTTCGTGCTGGAAAAGGCCTTCGTCGGCTGA
- the fumC gene encoding class II fumarate hydratase: protein MPAPSTAATRIEKDSLGDVPVPADHLWGAQTERSRQNFRIGTEKMPPALIEAFAILKLCAARANGELGVLPPELAHAIEQAAAEVIEGRWPDEFPLSVWQTGSGTQTNMNLNEVIANRAIQLLGGEVGSKTPVHPNDHVNASQSSNDSFPTAMHIAATRAIQQELLPALEQLQQTFARKVEAFADIVKVGRTHLQDAVPLTLGQEFSGYMAQVADAQSRLQQAMLRAMPVAQGGTAVGTGLNAPHGFAAAFARALADYTGLPFEPAPNRYALQAAHDALADLSGALNTTASSFLKIARDFMLLGSGPRAGFAELVLPANEPGSSIMPGKVNPTQAEALAMVCCRVIGNHTTVTLANGLGTLELNAYKPVIIYSLLQSVSLLAGAAASFAEHMVEGVEADRERIAELLERSLMPVTALNPHIGYDRAAEIAKLAVKRNLSLREAAIASGHVTEAQFAEWIDLKGMTREV from the coding sequence ATGCCTGCCCCGTCCACCGCCGCCACCCGCATCGAAAAAGACAGCCTGGGCGATGTGCCCGTGCCCGCCGACCATCTGTGGGGGGCGCAAACCGAACGCTCGCGCCAGAACTTCCGCATCGGCACCGAAAAGATGCCGCCCGCGCTGATCGAGGCCTTTGCCATCCTGAAGCTGTGCGCGGCGCGCGCCAACGGCGAACTGGGCGTGCTGCCGCCCGAACTCGCGCATGCCATCGAGCAGGCCGCCGCCGAAGTCATTGAAGGCCGCTGGCCCGACGAGTTCCCGCTGTCGGTGTGGCAGACCGGTTCCGGCACGCAGACCAACATGAACCTGAACGAGGTCATCGCCAACCGCGCGATCCAGCTGCTGGGCGGCGAGGTCGGCAGCAAGACCCCGGTGCATCCCAACGACCACGTCAACGCCAGCCAGTCGTCGAACGACAGCTTTCCCACCGCGATGCACATCGCCGCCACGCGTGCGATCCAGCAGGAACTGCTGCCCGCGCTGGAGCAGTTGCAGCAGACCTTCGCGCGCAAGGTCGAAGCTTTTGCCGATATCGTCAAGGTCGGCCGCACGCACCTGCAGGACGCGGTGCCGCTGACGCTGGGGCAGGAGTTCTCCGGCTACATGGCGCAGGTGGCCGATGCCCAGTCGCGCCTGCAGCAGGCCATGCTGCGCGCGATGCCGGTGGCGCAGGGCGGCACCGCGGTGGGCACCGGCCTGAACGCGCCGCACGGCTTTGCCGCTGCCTTTGCACGCGCGCTGGCCGACTACACCGGCCTGCCGTTCGAGCCCGCGCCCAACCGCTATGCACTGCAGGCCGCGCACGACGCGCTGGCCGACCTGTCGGGCGCGCTCAACACCACCGCGTCGTCATTCCTGAAGATCGCGCGCGACTTCATGCTGCTGGGCTCCGGCCCGCGCGCCGGCTTTGCCGAGCTGGTGCTGCCGGCCAACGAGCCGGGCTCGTCGATCATGCCGGGCAAGGTCAACCCGACCCAGGCCGAGGCGCTGGCGATGGTGTGTTGCCGGGTGATCGGCAACCACACAACGGTCACGCTGGCGAACGGGCTGGGTACGCTGGAGCTGAACGCCTACAAGCCGGTGATCATCTACAGCCTGCTGCAATCGGTCAGCCTGCTGGCGGGCGCGGCCGCGAGCTTTGCCGAGCATATGGTCGAGGGTGTCGAGGCCGACCGCGAACGCATCGCCGAGCTGCTGGAGCGCTCGCTGATGCCGGTGACCGCGCTCAACCCGCATATCGGCTACGACCGCGCCGCGGAAATCGCCAAGCTGGCGGTCAAGCGCAACCTGTCGCTGCGCGAGGCGGCGATCGCCTCGGGGCATGTCACCGAGGCGCAGTTTGCCGAGTGGATCGACCTGAAGGGGATGACGCGCGAGGTGTAG